One Triplophysa dalaica isolate WHDGS20190420 chromosome 1, ASM1584641v1, whole genome shotgun sequence DNA segment encodes these proteins:
- the vax2 gene encoding ventral anterior homeobox 2, protein MFDQTTSMGDGIAEDRNQCGSDDRGRDSKSRTDVGNRSPVQISSDTPGTSASTPTSSSEDGHDKLLGVDPDYCRRILVRDAKGTIREIVLPKGLDLDRPKRTRTSFTAEQLYRLELEFQRCQYVVGRERTELARQLNLSETQVKVWFQNRRTKQKKDQTKDMDKRTSSTSESLATCNILRLLEQGRLLSVPAPPQNPLLAHPHPGNGSLLGSPSVSTSSGVSLTTTPPGAMSGGGGTFGLSLSSLGGTPPSPRLGIPPPSLCFTMPLLGGAHHELPSGYGCGSSAFEPYTRIERKDGELGGKKTVS, encoded by the exons ATGTTTGATCAAACCACGAGTATGGGCGATGGAATCGCCGAGGATCGAAACCAATGTGGATCCGATGATCGAGGCAGAGACTCTAAAAGCCGGACCGATGTTGGTAACCGATCACCTGTTCAGATTTCTAGCGACACTCCGGGCACATCGGCGTCCACACCGACTTCATCCAGCGAGGATGGACACGATAAACTTTTAGGAGTCGATCCGGACTACTGTCGAAGGATTCTTGTCAGAG ACGCCAAGGGCACTATTCGGGAGATTGTTTTGCCCAAAGGTCTGGACCTCGACCGGCCGAAGCGCACGCGCACCTCCTTCACTGCGGAGCAGCTGTATCGTCTCGAGCTCGAGTTCCAGCGCTGTCAGTACGTGGTAGGGCGCGAGCGCACTGAGCTCGCCAGACAGCTGAACCTCTCAGAAACTCAG GTGAAAGTATGGTTTCAAAATCGCCGCACCAAACAGAAGAAGGACCAGACCAAGGACATGGACAAGCGGACGTCGTCCACCTCTGAATCGCTCGCTACGTGCAACATTCTGCGTCTCCTGGAGCAAGGGCGACTCCTGTCCGTCCCGGCACCTCCACAAAATCCATTGTTGGCACACCCGCACCCAGGCAATGGCTCTCTCCTCGGAAGCCCGTCAGTGTCCACTTCCTCCGGTGTGAGTCTCACCACCACACCGCCCGGTGCCATGTCAGGCGGCGGTGGGACATTTGGACTGTCACTGTCCTCGTTGGGGGGCACTCCACCTTCACCGCGGCTGGGGATACCACCTCCCTCGCTTTGCTTTACCATGCCTCTTTTGGGTGGTGCCCATCACGAACTGCCTTCCGGATATGGGTGCGGGTCATCAGCGTTTGAGCCCTACACAAGGATAGAGCGAAAAGATGGGGAGCTAGGTGGCAAGAAGACGGTTTCCTAA